From the Thermococcus sp. genome, the window TCATCCATCCCCGTTTCAGTGGAGCCCTCTCCCGGCCTCAACTTTTCAGGCATGTTCGAAAACGCCAGTATCTGGTAGATCGCGGAGATCAAGAGTAGAATCGCGCCCACCAGGATTATCAAGGTCAACGCCCCCCACCAGAGCCATTTTGCAGTGTCCGCGAATTCTTTGACACCGGTTATGTCGTACATGGCCTCCCACGCTTTTTTCTGGAAGTAGGCCGCCAGGATGAAGACGACAATAACGGCGATGGCCACGATGACGATCAGACCCAGCACAGTGGAGCTTTGAGTCCCCTGATCCAGATCGTAGACCACAGATGTTGACTCCCCTATCCCTATAGGATGGGACCCATGGAAAACAACTCCCTCCCCTGAGCTCGGGTGAAGGGCTAAGACACCGGCCAGCACGATGATAACGGCGAGCACAATACCGCCCACTGCAACTATGAATCCGTAGAGATAGTACCTGAACGGTCTGCCGTCTCCCGCCTTGTCCCCAACTCCTTTGAGAGCTATCAGTATGAGTACAAAGCCCACCAGAGAGAGGATGCTTCCAAAAACCCCTATGTACGGCACAGCACCGAAAAATCCCGCCGCAAGTGCTAGTATGGAACCTATTAGACCAAGGTTCCTTTCACTACTCACGTCAACCTCCACTGATACCACCATAAAATGTAAAGGTGCAACTTCTTAAAAAACTTTAGGAGGGGAAAAGCATACACCAACGATGAAAAAAAGCCGGGGGAGTTACCCCTTCCCTTTCTCGGTCTTTGAGCCCTCGTCCTTCTTGCTTGACTCTGCGGATTTCTGAGCAGGTTTTGCGGCAGGTTTAGGTCTCGCCGCGGCAGGGGGCTTAAGGCCGTAGCCAATTACCTTGAACCTGAACTCTGTTCCGTCCCTCAGGTAGTACGTGGTTTCCTTGGTCTCTTTGTTGAATGTGATCCTCTCCACGGGGAAGCGGTAGTCCCCGAACTTCTCGTTGAGCTCCTGAACCTTCTTGGGATCGATGGGAACCCAGTCGTACAGCTCCAGGTCTTCCTCCATCCCCGAGGTGGTCAGGTAGCAGTTCTCCACGTGCCCGAGCGCCCCTGTGGGACACACATCCACACAGAACTGGCAGAAGGTACACCTGCCGTAGTCCACCTTTGGATGCGGTCTCTTCTCAATTTTTCCATCGATCTCTATCCAAGTCATCTCTATTGCCCTGGCCGGGCATATCTGACCGCAGAAGTTACAGCCTATGCACTTCTTCCAGTCGAGAGTGTGGAACCCCCTGTACTTGGGTGCCGGCTCTATCTTCTCGAAGGGTATCTTTATCGTGACCGGCTTTTTGAAGAGGTACTTGATGCCCAACCATGGTTTGACGAATGACTTCTTGAGCCTGACCTTCTCCTCGCCGACGATCCTAACTCGGGGTTTTTTAACGCTCTCCATCTTCATCACCTGTCTATGTCCGGCGGGCAGTTGTCAAGGGTCTTCAGGATGACCGGCACGTCCGCGAGGCGTGCTCCCTTAAGCAGTTCCTCGAGCACGGTAACGCCGTGGCTCTGGCTCGGTCCGCGAACGTGGACGCGGTAGGGCTTGTGGGTTCCGTCGCTGACTACGTAAGCACCAAAGTCACCCTTAGTGCTCTCGACGTGTGCGTAGGCGTCTCCCTTCGGCGGTTTGAACCTCGGTAGTGCCTTGAGCCTTGGATCCTGTACCATATAAGGTCCGCTTGGCGGCCCCATATCGAGGAGCTGTTCGAGTATGTAAAGGTCCTGCTCAATCTCGTACCTTCTCACAAGGACCCTCGCGAGACTGTCGCCCTCCTTCAAGACCGGAATCTCGAAGTCAAGCTCAGGGTAGAGATAGTAGGGGTCGTCCTTTCTGACGTCGTAGGGAACACCGACCGCGCGAAGGTTCGGCCCGGTGACCGCATGCCTCAGCGCAAACTTCTTGTTCATGACGCCTACTCCCTCGGTCCTCTCTATCGTGATGTAGTTGTCGAAGAGAATCTCGTCAAAGTCCTTGAGCTTGCCCTTGAGGTACTCGACGGTGTCGCGGAGCTGACGGAGCCACCTGTCCCCGGGTATGTCCCTCCTGACGCCACCGGGGACGGTGTAGATGTGGTAAACCCTGCCACCGGTGAGCTCTTCAAAGAGGCGCATGAACCTCTCACGGTAGGCAGCCGCCCACTGACCGGCCGTGTAGAGGCCTATCTCGTTTCCAAAGCCCAGTACCCAGAACATCCATGCGCTCATCCTCGCCATCTCAAGGACCATCGTCCTTATCCACTGGGCCCTGTCTGGAACCTCCCAGCCGACTATCTCATCGACTGCCATTGAGTAGATGTTTTCCGGAACGTCACTCTCGGGGACGCATATACGGAGGAGCAGGGCTATATTCGTGAAGTATGGCCTGCCCTCGGCCAGCTTCTCAAAGCCCCTGTGCAGAAAACCCGGATTGACTATCGCCTTCTCTATCCTGTTGCCGTCCATCTTCAGGATTATGCTGAAGTTCTCGGTGGCCATGTGCTGCGGTCCAAAGAACAGTTCGTAGGTGCTCTTGTCTATCGGATGCAGGTACATGTCGTGCCCCTTTGCTTCTTCCCTAAGTTCCTTCGGTACTTCCAAATCGGCCATGGTCATCACCTCATATCACGTAGTTGGTCTTGCTCTCATCGTACCTGTCGAAGTCCTCGCCGTATATCCCCTTCACGTACCCAAGCATGTTGAAGTCCTTCCTGAAGGGGTGCTTCTCGTATTCCCTCGGTTCAAGGATGAACGGCCCGAGCCTTGGGTTGCCCTCGTACATAACTCCGAAGAACTCATGACCTTCGCGCTCGTAAGTCTCCGCCACGGGCCATATATCCATGACCGTCGGGAGTCTGGGGTCCTCACGTGGAATCCTAGTCCTTACCGCAGCATGAATGCTCTCATCCACGCTCCAGAGATGGTAGATCACCTCAAACTCCCCCTCCTTGAGCCAGTCCACGACGGTTATCTGTATGAGCATCTCAAACTTTTTCTGGGCGGTCTCAAGGAATTCTTTTATCCTTTCTGAGGGAACCTTGAACTCAACGCGCCGCTCGCGCCTGACGTTTCCTTCGGCGTAAGGCGCTTCTCTCAGTATTTCCTCAACGAGCCTCCCCTCTTTGGTCTCGGGAATTTCAGGCTTGGTCTCCTCGGTGTTCGCGACTTTCTCTTCGACCTTGGGTTTCTCGTTCATATCCATGCCAGCCACCTCCTCGCTTCTTTCTCACGCCAGTCTTCACCAAAAAGCTCATCCTGGTTCTTCCTGTAGTACTCGTAGTTCTCCCGGTACCTCTTCCATCCGTCAGCGGTTCCCTCATCTATCTTGCGCATTATCTCCATTATCCCGTCCATAACGGCTTCGGCCCTCGGCATGCAGCCCGCTATGGCAACATCAACCGGCAGGTATCTGTCGAACTGCTTCACCACGTTATAGGAGTCCCAGTAAACGCCGCCGTTTATCGGGCATGATCCGTGTATCATGATGTACTTCGGGTCCTGCATCAGCTCGTAGGTTATGATGATCCTCTTGAGGGTCTTCGGGGTGACGTAGCCTGTGATGAGGAAGAGGTCACCCATCCTCGGCGCAGGGTTGGGCATTACTCCAAAGCGCTCGAAGTCATATCTGGCTGTGGCAAGGGGTGGCATCTCGATACCGCCGCACCCCGTACAGAACGCCACTATCCAGAGGCTCTTCTTTCTGGCCCATCGAAACAGGGGCTCGAAGAGTTTGAACTCCTGGAGCTCGTAGCTTATGAAATCGTCATTTTTCTTCTCGCTCATTCACATCACCTCACACCGTCAGCAACACGGCTATTATTCCGATTATCGTCGGCCACTTCCAGAAGAACTTCGCAGCCTGGTCGATGGTGAACCTCGGGTAGATACTGGCCACGAATATCGCAATGAACAGCACCGCTATCTGCTTGATGAGCAACTCAAGGAGGTTGCTCGCTCCGCCGAGGAACAGTATGGCGAAGAACGCCGTCTCAGCGAAGAGCTGAACCGCGTGCTGGGTGAAGAGTATCGCCGCCTGTTTGCCGCCGTACTCAAGCATTGGACCCATAGAGATTTCCGCTGGGGCGGTTATGATGTCGAAGGGTTCCAGCCCGATCATCGCTTGGAAGACTATGTCAAAGACTATCATCGCCAGCAGGAGTGCAGGAACCAGGATACTCCATCCGTGGATCTGCTGAAGGGCCACTATCTCGCCCAACTTGAACGTTCCGAAGTGCTGGACGATGGCGATTATCGCAAGGCCGTAGGGGAGTTGCATGGCAACCATTGTGAGGAGGCCACGCTGAACACCGAGAGCCGAGTACGGGTTTCCAGAGCTCATGGCACCGAGCATTATACCGAGCATCGGCACCTCAAGGAGGTACGCGACGACTATGAGGTCCGCGTTGCTGCTGAAGAGTTGGAAGTTTGCCAGGGGAAGGAAGAGCAACGCGGTTATGCTGGCGCCGAGGGCAAATATCGGACCGAAGTCGTAGATGAAGCCGTGGCTGATGCTCTCCTTTTTTCCAAGCAGTTTGAGGGTGTCTATAATCGGCTGGTATATCGGCGGACCGACCCTTCTCTGTATCCTCGCCATCGCCTTTCTCTCGATTCCCATAAATATGAAGCCCATGAAGGTGGCGTAGAGCAGCATTCCGATAACTTCAAGGACTAGCCTGACGTCGAAGTTCATTCACAACACCCCCCACAGTGCGAGTATCAGCAGCACTATTGCAAGGTACCATGAGTAGGACTGAACGTTGCCGTTGTAGACGCTCTTCCTGAGAACGTCGGCAAAGTCCTCCGATAACTGGCCCAGCCTCTCGTAGAACCTGTCCCAGCTGTACTTGAGCCAGAAGTCAAGGGCCTCGGCGAGCGGCCTGTAGAAGTTCCACCTTATGCTGAGGTTGTAGTCCTCCGTGACAGGGTTACCCGACTGGTATGTGTCCGTGACCGGAACCTTCCTAGCTCTGGCTCCGTACACGTACAGAAGCCCCGCTATCACTATACCTGCAACGAGCACCAGAGCAACACTCAGGGCGTTGTAGGTTCCGTTGGGGGTTATCATCTTGTAGTAGTTTCCGGTGATGACCGGCTTCCTGAACAGCTTGTTGATGTACTCAACGACCAGACCCGGGGCTATTCCAAAGACTATGTTCAGTATTCCAAGTATGCCCATTCCGATGAGGAGGGGTGCTGGTGCTTCTTTAACGTCGTCAAGGTCACTCGGTCTCTGCCCGAACCACAGAGAGTACAGGAACCTAACAACGTAGGCAAACGCCAGCGCGCTTCCGAGGAATATCGCACCGGCCACCAGGGGCATGTGCGCCTGGATTGCCGCCTCGTAGATCAACCACTTACTGGCGAAGCCGGCCATCGGTGGTATTCCCGCGAGGCTGAGCACCGCCACGAGGCCCATTGCGAAGGTTATCGGCATCTTCTCAGCCAGTCCT encodes:
- a CDS encoding DUF996 domain-containing protein, whose product is MVVSVEVDVSSERNLGLIGSILALAAGFFGAVPYIGVFGSILSLVGFVLILIALKGVGDKAGDGRPFRYYLYGFIVAVGGIVLAVIIVLAGVLALHPSSGEGVVFHGSHPIGIGESTSVVYDLDQGTQSSTVLGLIVIVAIAVIVVFILAAYFQKKAWEAMYDITGVKEFADTAKWLWWGALTLIILVGAILLLISAIYQILAFSNMPEKLRPGEGSTETGMDEVIF
- the nuoI gene encoding NADH-quinone oxidoreductase subunit NuoI, which codes for MESVKKPRVRIVGEEKVRLKKSFVKPWLGIKYLFKKPVTIKIPFEKIEPAPKYRGFHTLDWKKCIGCNFCGQICPARAIEMTWIEIDGKIEKRPHPKVDYGRCTFCQFCVDVCPTGALGHVENCYLTTSGMEEDLELYDWVPIDPKKVQELNEKFGDYRFPVERITFNKETKETTYYLRDGTEFRFKVIGYGLKPPAAARPKPAAKPAQKSAESSKKDEGSKTEKGKG
- a CDS encoding NADH-quinone oxidoreductase subunit D, coding for MADLEVPKELREEAKGHDMYLHPIDKSTYELFFGPQHMATENFSIILKMDGNRIEKAIVNPGFLHRGFEKLAEGRPYFTNIALLLRICVPESDVPENIYSMAVDEIVGWEVPDRAQWIRTMVLEMARMSAWMFWVLGFGNEIGLYTAGQWAAAYRERFMRLFEELTGGRVYHIYTVPGGVRRDIPGDRWLRQLRDTVEYLKGKLKDFDEILFDNYITIERTEGVGVMNKKFALRHAVTGPNLRAVGVPYDVRKDDPYYLYPELDFEIPVLKEGDSLARVLVRRYEIEQDLYILEQLLDMGPPSGPYMVQDPRLKALPRFKPPKGDAYAHVESTKGDFGAYVVSDGTHKPYRVHVRGPSQSHGVTVLEELLKGARLADVPVILKTLDNCPPDIDR
- a CDS encoding NADH-quinone oxidoreductase subunit C; protein product: MDMNEKPKVEEKVANTEETKPEIPETKEGRLVEEILREAPYAEGNVRRERRVEFKVPSERIKEFLETAQKKFEMLIQITVVDWLKEGEFEVIYHLWSVDESIHAAVRTRIPREDPRLPTVMDIWPVAETYEREGHEFFGVMYEGNPRLGPFILEPREYEKHPFRKDFNMLGYVKGIYGEDFDRYDESKTNYVI
- a CDS encoding NADH-quinone oxidoreductase subunit B family protein encodes the protein MSEKKNDDFISYELQEFKLFEPLFRWARKKSLWIVAFCTGCGGIEMPPLATARYDFERFGVMPNPAPRMGDLFLITGYVTPKTLKRIIITYELMQDPKYIMIHGSCPINGGVYWDSYNVVKQFDRYLPVDVAIAGCMPRAEAVMDGIMEIMRKIDEGTADGWKRYRENYEYYRKNQDELFGEDWREKEARRWLAWI
- a CDS encoding respiratory chain complex I subunit 1 family protein, producing the protein MNFDVRLVLEVIGMLLYATFMGFIFMGIERKAMARIQRRVGPPIYQPIIDTLKLLGKKESISHGFIYDFGPIFALGASITALLFLPLANFQLFSSNADLIVVAYLLEVPMLGIMLGAMSSGNPYSALGVQRGLLTMVAMQLPYGLAIIAIVQHFGTFKLGEIVALQQIHGWSILVPALLLAMIVFDIVFQAMIGLEPFDIITAPAEISMGPMLEYGGKQAAILFTQHAVQLFAETAFFAILFLGGASNLLELLIKQIAVLFIAIFVASIYPRFTIDQAAKFFWKWPTIIGIIAVLLTV